In Bythopirellula goksoeyrii, a single window of DNA contains:
- a CDS encoding GxxExxY protein, translating into MPEGLIRGDLTDRIIHGFYHVYNSLGYGFLEKVYENSLGITLSKSGCTVKQQWPIAVMFEEEIVGEYFADLLVNESVIIEVKAAESIAKEHEAQLVNYLKATGYQVGLILNFGPKAEFRRKVFSH; encoded by the coding sequence GTGCCTGAGGGATTAATTCGCGGTGATCTCACCGATAGAATCATTCATGGTTTCTATCATGTTTACAATTCGCTCGGATATGGATTTCTGGAAAAGGTTTATGAGAATTCTTTAGGTATCACCCTTTCGAAGTCAGGATGTACGGTCAAGCAACAATGGCCGATTGCTGTGATGTTCGAAGAGGAAATCGTTGGAGAGTATTTTGCCGACTTGCTAGTAAATGAATCGGTAATCATCGAAGTGAAGGCAGCTGAATCGATTGCGAAAGAACATGAAGCTCAACTCGTAAACTATCTCAAGGCAACTGGCTATCAAGTCGGTCTTATACTAAACTTTGGACCGAAGGCTGAGTTTCGTCGCAAGGTATTTTCCCATTAA
- a CDS encoding 3-keto-disaccharide hydrolase has protein sequence MTKIVCTLCLLLSYSISHAAENVLTPKQIDDGWIALFDGETLFGWEATSDANWRVEDGAITVDSGDEGWLMSTSEFADYALHVEFQAPKTTNSGVFLRTPLNPTDPAQDCYEVNIAPAENPFPTASIVGRRRFGGPLKWAPPSWHVFEITVEGPQVRVVLDGAEAVSYTDPHPVARGHIGLQHREGKIAFRNIRLKPLGLKPIFNGRDLTGWSTKGTDQSEFSVNAEDDLTVQNGPGHLESVDSYGDFVLQLECKVNGDGLNSGIFFRCIPGDKMMGYESQIHNGMVDGDPTKPVDCGTGGIFRRQNARRIVASDHEWFAKTIIANGPHVAVWVNGYQVSDWTDDRKPDVNPRRGLRLEAGTLMIQGHDPTTDLEFRNLRIAELPGKK, from the coding sequence ATGACTAAAATCGTTTGCACACTATGTCTGCTCCTATCCTATTCCATTTCGCATGCAGCGGAGAATGTCCTCACACCCAAACAAATAGACGACGGTTGGATTGCACTCTTTGATGGCGAGACGCTCTTTGGTTGGGAGGCGACAAGCGATGCCAACTGGCGCGTCGAAGATGGTGCGATTACGGTCGACTCCGGTGATGAGGGCTGGCTGATGAGTACCAGCGAGTTTGCGGACTATGCGTTGCACGTTGAGTTCCAAGCCCCCAAGACGACCAACAGCGGAGTCTTTCTGCGCACTCCCCTCAATCCGACGGACCCAGCACAGGATTGCTACGAAGTAAACATCGCTCCAGCGGAGAATCCGTTTCCGACTGCTTCGATCGTGGGGCGTAGGCGTTTTGGAGGCCCACTGAAGTGGGCACCGCCGTCGTGGCATGTTTTTGAGATCACCGTCGAAGGGCCCCAGGTTAGAGTCGTACTCGATGGGGCAGAAGCGGTTTCGTACACCGATCCCCACCCTGTCGCCCGCGGCCACATCGGCTTGCAACACCGCGAAGGCAAGATCGCATTTCGCAACATTCGGCTCAAACCGTTAGGATTGAAACCGATTTTCAACGGCCGCGATCTTACCGGTTGGAGCACAAAAGGAACGGACCAAAGTGAGTTCTCGGTGAACGCAGAAGATGACCTCACGGTGCAAAACGGCCCCGGTCATTTGGAGAGTGTCGACAGTTATGGCGACTTTGTCCTGCAACTCGAATGCAAAGTCAACGGTGACGGACTCAACTCGGGCATCTTCTTCCGCTGCATCCCCGGGGACAAGATGATGGGCTATGAGAGCCAGATTCACAACGGGATGGTCGATGGTGATCCCACCAAACCGGTCGACTGCGGCACGGGCGGCATCTTCCGCCGGCAGAATGCCCGCCGCATCGTAGCGAGCGATCACGAGTGGTTCGCCAAAACTATCATCGCCAACGGTCCCCACGTGGCAGTGTGGGTCAACGGCTATCAAGTGAGCGACTGGACCGACGATCGGAAGCCCGACGTAAACCCTCGCCGTGGCCTCAGGCTTGAAGCGGGTACGCTCATGATTCAGGGGCACGATCCGACGACTGATCTAGAGTTTCGCAATCTACGGATCGCGGAGTTGCCTGGAAAGAAATAG
- a CDS encoding argininosuccinate synthase: MPSCVLAYSGGLDTSVILGWLQDEGYDVHAVYVDLGQPCEDREAILQKARDNGAKSSQLIDAREELCRDFAFPVLQWQAKYEGIYLLGTSIARPLISKICLQVAREVGAEAYAHGATGKGNDQCRFQLAAEALDPNVQIIAPWRIKQFRDLFPGRTEMIDYCDAKKIPVKASAAKPYSSDENCLHISYEAGKLEDPTVNGVAIVDFGMSVSPQEAPDKVEEVTIEFESGVPTSVNGKKLSPLAIVETMNEIAGRNGVGRIDIIENRFVGMKSRGVYEAPGMTALYAAHLAMEQLTLDRETVHLRDRIAPEVAEMVYYGFWYVPKMDALLAFIREVQKPVTGSVTLGLYKGNVMIQSRESPNSLYDEEIASMEGGGSYDQTDAEGFLRIQGLPSRVLGAARPRAY; encoded by the coding sequence ATGCCCAGTTGTGTGTTGGCTTATTCGGGAGGTTTAGATACCTCGGTAATTCTCGGTTGGCTTCAGGACGAAGGCTACGATGTGCATGCCGTGTATGTCGATCTGGGGCAACCTTGTGAAGACCGTGAGGCGATTCTACAGAAGGCTCGCGACAACGGAGCAAAATCCTCGCAACTCATTGACGCCCGTGAGGAGTTATGCCGCGACTTTGCCTTCCCGGTGCTCCAATGGCAAGCGAAATACGAAGGGATTTATTTGCTGGGTACTTCGATCGCGCGGCCGTTGATCTCGAAGATCTGCTTGCAGGTTGCCCGCGAGGTGGGTGCCGAGGCCTATGCCCATGGGGCGACCGGCAAAGGTAATGATCAATGTCGCTTCCAACTTGCCGCCGAAGCCCTCGATCCGAATGTCCAGATCATCGCCCCGTGGCGGATCAAGCAGTTCCGCGATTTGTTCCCCGGCCGTACCGAGATGATCGACTACTGCGACGCGAAGAAAATCCCCGTCAAAGCTTCTGCGGCGAAACCTTACAGCAGCGATGAGAATTGCCTGCACATCAGCTACGAGGCAGGCAAGCTCGAAGACCCCACGGTCAATGGTGTGGCAATCGTTGATTTCGGCATGTCTGTTTCGCCTCAAGAGGCTCCAGACAAGGTGGAAGAGGTCACCATTGAGTTTGAGAGCGGTGTGCCAACGAGCGTGAATGGCAAGAAGCTCAGCCCGCTTGCGATAGTCGAGACGATGAACGAAATCGCTGGCCGCAATGGGGTAGGGCGGATCGACATCATCGAAAACCGCTTCGTCGGCATGAAGAGCCGCGGCGTGTACGAGGCCCCCGGCATGACGGCCCTGTACGCTGCCCATCTGGCGATGGAGCAACTCACGCTAGACCGCGAGACAGTTCACCTGCGCGACCGCATCGCTCCCGAGGTGGCAGAGATGGTCTACTACGGTTTCTGGTACGTCCCCAAAATGGACGCCCTGTTGGCTTTCATACGCGAAGTGCAGAAACCGGTCACCGGCAGCGTGACGCTTGGACTCTACAAAGGCAACGTGATGATCCAGAGCCGAGAAAGCCCCAACAGCCTCTACGACGAGGAGAT